A region of Pyxidicoccus trucidator DNA encodes the following proteins:
- a CDS encoding AAA family ATPase yields the protein MTQGGSSFTITQTLQQADGTALLRAIREADQRPVLLRVLDPGHDRVRDVERLRHEHALGRALDPRIVVTPLSLETYAGMSALVMEDPGGRSLDQFLGEPLAPVRFLELAIPLVAAVAELHQRDIIHKDLKPQNILVHEATGQVRLMGFGLASRLPREHTVAESPSLIEGSLPYLAPEQTGRMNRVSDSRADLYALGVTFYEMLTGRLPFEAGDALEWVHCHVARAPPPPTTFVPELPELLSAIVLKLLAKMPEDRYQTARGLRHDLEHCLAGWRARGGFESFPLAEHDVSGRFEVPQKLYGREQELAALLGAFERVVGTGTSELVLVSGYSGIGKSALVQELHKPIARERGFFVSGKFEPHQRDVPYSTLIQAFRELVLEVLARSEEHIADFRQRLLEALGINGQLVLDLIPQVELILGPQPPVPELPPTQARHRLSLVLRRFIGVFARQEHPLALFLDDLQWADFASLALLQDLMTRPETQCLLVIGAYRDNEVPPSHPLMRTLDRARKEGACISDIVLGPLSREHLVLLVSETLHCRREEALPLAELVHEKTAGNPFFALQFLEALHEERLIEFDRRAGLFRWDMARIRAKGFTDNVVCLMVGKLGRLPTDTRDTLTQLACLGSTAEVALLAIVHGCPEDVAHAALWEAVRAGLVLRADGAYTFLHDRIQEAAYSLIPEDRWAAVHLRIGRLLWERTAPEQLEEKVFDISNQIDRGVSLITSREERERVAELNLLAGLRARKSTAWASALKYLAVGTALLPEDCWERRYALAFALEYHRAECEYLTGELGAAEERLAMLSRRAEGLVDVAAVTCLRLALYTTLDQTDRGVEVSLEYLRRTGVTWAPHPSDEDVQREYARIWRQLGSRSIEELVELPPMTDPAHRATMDVLTAAQSPALLTDKNLLGLVVCRMANLSLEHGNSDASCLAYVWLGMLLGPYFGEYARGYRFGKLGFDLLESHGPLRLKARVYHGFGHRVRPWTRHLRDSPDLLRRGFEAALETGDLTYATYSLNCLVTLLLARGDPLGEVQREAEGALDFARKARSGLIVDVVTGQLRFIRTLRGLLPGFSSFNDAEFDEGRFEQHLEGDSRLAIATCWYYVRKLQARLYAGDTAGAVVAAEKAERLLWASPSFFEVAEYHFHAALAHAAHHAVAPVEARPRHVAALAAHHQQLEAWAEQGPENFANRAALVAAERARIEGRELDAERHYEEAIRSAREQGFVQNEALAYELASRAWRARGFGLIADTYLREARASYLRWGATGKVRQLDADFPRMLEPHLLAHTTTLAVRSEQLDLLAVAKASLSVSSELVFDRLVRTLLSVILEQGGAQRAVLILCEQGRLSLEAEASLEARNVAVSLLGSVPVESSPRVPASVLHYTQRTKDHVILGDAASDAGRFSGDDYFARNRPHSVLCMPILRQGEVVGLLYLENNLLAGAFTAARLVALELLATQAAISLEKGVLLGREQAARAAAEAAERRSAFIAEAGALLSESLDYGETFTLLGRLCVRSLADWCVIDVLEEGGVKRIAGAHHDASMEPLLGELRRHHPPRSGSSHPAMKVLSEGVPLLLPEFTEADLQAFSENEAHASYIRRLGIRSLMVVPLFARGQLLGVLSLVSSAPGRRYGQADLQLAGEVARRAAMAIDNARLYRKTQEAIRVRDEFLSVASHELNTPMTSLILALQTMDRLARSGRVCDPPTMGGLVERALRQGTRLRRLCRDLLDVTRLHAERLPLELSDVDLGDLVREVVEQFTLDLDRAGCTVSIREQGPVVGRMDRSRVEQILANLLANAVKFGAGEAIELTVWEEAGSARVSVRDHGIGIDPARAGHIFDRFERAVSDRHYGGLGLGLYLSRRLAEAHGGAIRVQSRPGAGSTFTLELPLAAGGEP from the coding sequence ATGACGCAAGGCGGCTCGTCCTTTACCATCACCCAGACCCTCCAGCAGGCCGATGGGACGGCCCTGCTGCGAGCAATCCGGGAGGCGGACCAGCGTCCGGTGCTCCTGCGGGTGCTCGACCCGGGGCACGACCGCGTCAGGGACGTGGAGCGCCTCAGGCATGAGCACGCGCTGGGCCGGGCGCTGGACCCCCGCATCGTCGTGACGCCGCTGTCGCTGGAGACGTACGCGGGCATGTCGGCCCTGGTGATGGAGGACCCTGGCGGGCGGTCGCTCGACCAGTTCCTCGGCGAGCCCCTGGCTCCCGTGCGGTTCCTCGAGCTCGCGATTCCCCTCGTCGCGGCCGTCGCGGAGCTCCACCAGCGGGACATCATCCACAAGGACCTGAAGCCCCAGAACATCCTCGTCCACGAGGCCACCGGGCAGGTCCGCCTCATGGGCTTCGGGCTGGCCTCGCGGCTCCCCCGCGAGCACACGGTGGCCGAGAGCCCGAGCCTCATCGAGGGCTCCCTGCCGTACCTGGCGCCGGAGCAGACCGGCCGGATGAACCGCGTCAGCGACAGCCGGGCCGACCTCTATGCCCTCGGCGTCACCTTCTACGAGATGCTCACGGGGCGCCTGCCCTTCGAGGCAGGGGACGCGCTGGAGTGGGTGCACTGCCATGTCGCGCGGGCCCCGCCGCCGCCCACCACCTTCGTCCCGGAGCTGCCGGAGCTGCTCTCGGCCATCGTCCTGAAGCTCCTGGCGAAGATGCCGGAGGACCGCTACCAGACGGCTCGCGGCCTGCGGCACGACCTGGAGCACTGCCTCGCCGGCTGGCGGGCGCGGGGCGGGTTCGAGTCGTTCCCCCTGGCCGAGCACGACGTCTCGGGCCGCTTCGAGGTGCCCCAGAAGCTCTACGGCCGGGAGCAGGAGCTCGCCGCGCTCCTGGGGGCCTTCGAGCGCGTGGTGGGCACGGGCACCTCCGAGCTCGTGCTGGTCTCCGGCTACTCCGGCATCGGCAAGTCGGCGCTGGTGCAGGAGCTGCACAAGCCCATCGCCCGGGAGCGGGGCTTCTTCGTCTCCGGCAAGTTCGAGCCGCACCAGCGCGACGTCCCGTACTCCACCCTCATCCAGGCCTTCCGGGAGCTGGTGCTGGAGGTCCTCGCGCGGAGCGAGGAGCACATCGCGGACTTCCGGCAGCGGCTGCTCGAGGCGCTGGGCATCAACGGGCAGCTCGTCCTGGACCTCATCCCGCAGGTGGAGCTCATCCTCGGTCCACAGCCGCCGGTGCCCGAGCTGCCGCCCACGCAGGCACGGCACCGGCTCAGCCTGGTGCTGCGGCGCTTCATCGGCGTGTTCGCCCGCCAGGAGCATCCGCTCGCGCTCTTCCTGGATGACCTCCAGTGGGCCGACTTCGCGAGCCTCGCCCTGCTTCAGGACCTGATGACCCGGCCCGAGACGCAGTGCCTGCTCGTCATCGGCGCCTACCGCGACAACGAGGTGCCCCCCTCCCACCCGCTGATGCGGACGCTGGACAGGGCGCGGAAGGAGGGCGCGTGCATCTCCGACATCGTGCTCGGCCCGCTCTCGCGGGAGCACCTGGTCCTGCTCGTGAGCGAGACGCTCCACTGCCGCCGCGAGGAGGCCCTGCCGCTCGCGGAGCTCGTCCACGAGAAGACGGCGGGCAACCCCTTCTTCGCGCTCCAGTTCCTGGAAGCACTCCATGAGGAGCGGCTCATCGAGTTCGACCGGCGCGCCGGACTCTTCCGGTGGGACATGGCGCGCATCCGCGCCAAGGGCTTCACCGACAACGTGGTCTGCCTGATGGTGGGCAAGCTCGGGCGGCTCCCCACCGACACGCGCGACACGCTGACACAGCTGGCCTGTCTGGGGAGCACCGCGGAGGTCGCCCTCCTGGCCATCGTCCACGGCTGCCCGGAAGACGTGGCCCACGCGGCGCTCTGGGAGGCCGTTCGCGCGGGGCTCGTCCTCCGCGCGGACGGCGCGTACACGTTCCTCCATGACCGAATCCAGGAGGCGGCCTACTCGCTCATCCCGGAGGACCGGTGGGCGGCGGTGCACCTGCGGATTGGCAGGCTCCTCTGGGAACGCACGGCGCCGGAGCAACTGGAGGAGAAGGTCTTCGACATCTCCAACCAGATCGACCGCGGGGTCTCGCTCATCACCTCGCGGGAGGAGCGCGAGCGCGTGGCCGAGCTCAACCTCCTCGCGGGCCTGCGCGCCAGGAAGTCGACGGCCTGGGCCTCGGCGCTGAAGTACCTCGCCGTCGGCACCGCGCTGCTGCCGGAGGACTGCTGGGAGCGGCGGTACGCCCTGGCCTTCGCGCTGGAGTACCACCGCGCCGAGTGCGAGTACCTGACGGGCGAGCTGGGAGCGGCGGAGGAGCGGCTCGCGATGCTCTCCAGGCGCGCGGAGGGCCTCGTCGACGTGGCCGCCGTCACCTGCCTGCGCCTGGCGCTCTACACGACGCTGGACCAGACCGACCGCGGTGTCGAGGTGAGCCTCGAGTACCTCCGGCGGACCGGTGTCACCTGGGCGCCGCACCCGTCGGACGAAGACGTCCAGCGGGAGTACGCGCGCATCTGGCGGCAGCTCGGGAGCCGCTCCATCGAGGAGCTGGTCGAACTGCCGCCGATGACCGACCCGGCCCATCGGGCGACGATGGACGTCCTGACGGCGGCCCAGTCTCCCGCGCTGCTCACCGACAAGAACCTGCTCGGCCTCGTCGTCTGCCGCATGGCCAACCTCAGCCTGGAGCACGGCAACAGCGACGCCTCCTGCCTCGCGTACGTCTGGCTGGGCATGCTGCTGGGGCCGTACTTCGGCGAGTACGCGCGGGGCTACCGCTTCGGCAAGCTGGGCTTCGACTTGCTGGAGAGCCATGGACCGCTGCGTCTCAAGGCCCGCGTCTACCATGGCTTCGGGCACCGGGTCCGGCCCTGGACACGGCACCTGCGCGACAGCCCCGACCTGCTGCGGCGGGGCTTCGAGGCGGCGCTGGAGACCGGAGACCTCACCTACGCGACCTATAGCCTCAACTGCCTCGTCACCCTGCTGCTCGCCAGGGGAGACCCGCTCGGTGAAGTCCAGCGGGAGGCGGAGGGCGCGCTCGACTTCGCCCGCAAGGCGAGGTCCGGCCTCATCGTCGACGTCGTCACCGGGCAGCTCCGGTTCATCCGGACGCTCCGGGGACTGCTGCCCGGGTTCTCCTCCTTCAACGACGCGGAGTTCGACGAGGGCCGGTTCGAGCAGCACCTGGAGGGCGACTCCCGTCTGGCCATCGCCACGTGCTGGTATTACGTCCGCAAGCTGCAGGCGCGGCTGTACGCGGGTGACACCGCCGGGGCCGTGGTGGCGGCGGAGAAGGCGGAGCGGCTGCTCTGGGCGTCCCCATCGTTCTTCGAGGTCGCCGAGTACCACTTCCATGCCGCGCTCGCGCACGCCGCCCACCATGCGGTGGCTCCCGTCGAGGCGCGGCCCCGGCACGTCGCCGCGCTCGCCGCCCACCACCAGCAACTGGAGGCGTGGGCGGAGCAGGGCCCGGAGAACTTCGCGAACCGGGCGGCGCTGGTCGCCGCCGAGCGGGCCCGAATCGAGGGGCGGGAGCTCGACGCCGAGCGCCACTACGAGGAAGCCATCCGCTCCGCGCGGGAGCAGGGCTTCGTCCAGAACGAGGCGCTGGCCTATGAGCTCGCGTCCCGCGCCTGGCGCGCGCGGGGCTTCGGGCTGATTGCCGACACCTACCTGCGCGAGGCGCGCGCCAGCTATCTGCGGTGGGGTGCCACCGGGAAGGTCCGGCAGCTCGACGCGGACTTCCCCCGGATGCTGGAGCCCCACCTGCTCGCGCACACGACCACCCTCGCGGTGCGCTCGGAGCAACTCGACCTGCTCGCGGTGGCCAAGGCCTCGCTGAGCGTCTCCAGCGAGCTCGTGTTCGACAGGCTGGTCCGCACGTTGCTCTCGGTCATCCTGGAGCAGGGCGGGGCGCAGCGAGCCGTCCTCATCCTGTGCGAGCAGGGGCGGCTTTCACTCGAAGCGGAGGCCTCCCTGGAGGCACGCAACGTGGCGGTGAGCCTCCTCGGGTCGGTGCCGGTGGAGTCCTCACCGCGCGTCCCCGCCTCGGTCCTCCACTACACGCAGCGGACGAAGGATCACGTCATCCTGGGGGACGCGGCCTCGGACGCGGGCAGGTTCTCGGGCGACGACTACTTCGCGCGCAACCGGCCCCACTCCGTGCTGTGCATGCCCATCCTGAGACAGGGCGAGGTGGTGGGCCTGCTCTACCTGGAGAACAACCTCCTCGCGGGCGCCTTCACGGCCGCGCGGCTCGTGGCCCTGGAGCTGCTCGCGACGCAGGCGGCCATCTCCCTGGAGAAGGGGGTGCTGCTGGGCCGGGAGCAGGCTGCGCGGGCGGCGGCCGAGGCGGCGGAGCGGCGCTCGGCCTTCATCGCCGAGGCAGGGGCGCTCCTGTCGGAGTCACTCGACTATGGCGAAACGTTCACCCTCCTTGGGCGGCTGTGTGTGCGCTCCCTGGCGGACTGGTGCGTCATCGACGTCTTGGAAGAGGGAGGGGTCAAGCGCATCGCCGGGGCGCATCACGACGCATCGATGGAGCCGCTGCTCGGGGAGCTCCGGCGGCACCATCCCCCCCGTTCGGGCTCGTCCCACCCGGCGATGAAGGTCCTGAGCGAGGGGGTGCCGCTGCTGCTCCCCGAGTTCACCGAAGCGGACCTCCAGGCGTTCTCTGAGAACGAGGCACACGCGAGCTACATCCGGAGGCTGGGAATCCGGAGCCTCATGGTGGTGCCGTTGTTCGCGCGGGGACAGCTGCTCGGGGTGCTGAGCCTCGTCTCGTCCGCGCCGGGACGCCGCTATGGCCAGGCCGACCTCCAACTGGCGGGGGAGGTGGCGCGGCGGGCGGCCATGGCCATCGACAATGCAAGGCTCTACCGGAAGACGCAGGAGGCGATCCGGGTGCGCGACGAGTTCCTGTCGGTCGCCTCGCACGAGCTCAACACGCCCATGACGTCGCTCATCCTCGCGTTGCAGACCATGGACCGGCTCGCCCGGTCCGGGCGCGTCTGCGATCCGCCGACCATGGGCGGTCTGGTGGAGCGGGCCCTGCGGCAGGGCACGCGCCTGCGCCGGCTGTGTCGGGACTTGCTGGACGTGACGCGCCTCCATGCGGAGCGACTGCCGCTGGAGCTGAGCGACGTCGACCTCGGGGACCTCGTGCGGGAGGTGGTCGAGCAGTTCACGCTGGACCTGGACCGGGCCGGCTGCACGGTGTCGATACGGGAGCAGGGTCCCGTCGTGGGGCGCATGGACCGCTCCCGCGTCGAGCAGATCCTCGCCAACCTGCTCGCCAACGCGGTCAAGTTCGGGGCGGGGGAAGCCATCGAGCTCACCGTCTGGGAGGAGGCCGGAAGCGCGCGGGTCTCTGTCAGAGACCACGGGATTGGCATCGACCCGGCGCGGGCCGGACACATCTTCGACCGCTTCGAGCGTGCCGTGTCCGACAGGCACTACGGCGGGCTGGGGCTGGGCCTCTACCTCAGTCGCCGACTCGCGGAGGCGCACGGTGGCGCCATCCGAGTTCAGAGCAGGCCCGGGGCCGGTTCCACGTTCACCCTCGAGCTACCCCTCGCTGCCGGAGGTGAGCCGTAG
- a CDS encoding DUF488 domain-containing protein → MPIKTKRWCVPAEPDDGFRVLVCRYRPRGLPKAKETWNVWISDLAPSPDLFDAFYGKGRTPITLDVYRERYLQEMQAQREHISALADRVDKGETVTLLCSKDCILEQICHRTLLAQLIEAARRSRAPGVPTPP, encoded by the coding sequence ATGCCGATCAAGACCAAGCGCTGGTGCGTGCCCGCCGAGCCGGATGACGGCTTCCGAGTCCTGGTCTGCCGGTACCGGCCGCGCGGCCTGCCCAAGGCGAAGGAGACCTGGAACGTCTGGATCAGCGACCTGGCGCCCAGCCCGGACCTCTTCGACGCCTTCTACGGCAAGGGCCGGACGCCCATCACCCTCGACGTCTACCGCGAGCGCTACCTCCAGGAGATGCAGGCCCAGCGCGAGCACATCTCCGCGCTGGCCGACCGGGTGGACAAGGGCGAGACGGTGACGCTGCTCTGCTCGAAGGACTGCATCCTCGAGCAGATCTGCCATCGGACGCTTCTCGCCCAGCTCATCGAGGCCGCCCGGCGTTCGCGAGCGCCCGGCGTCCCGACTCCTCCCTGA
- a CDS encoding glycoside hydrolase family 25 protein: protein MSPSPWIHRMKFSAVLGPVALSLACATAGTPPPATAASEPHAATAVASPLEAAPAAAAAPASAAAPAAAAAPASTTASASATVPASAAAPASATASSVEPAIVQAGATGTAKAVAKPALAVASGKTWLQGIDISHYQPTVQWESVKASAAFVFIKATDSTSGVDPRFTTHWSGAKKAGIPRGAYHFFHPKHDVQAQVANFTKHVTPDPGELPVVVDVEEFNEEYVGFTCQQLAGMLQTFSQGVEKALGHKPIIYTNHETWKTSFCNHAWFLDHTLWLAQYTPHPSEPRLPTGWKQWHFWQYTESGKVTGIPGQVDQSYFNGSMEELKSLLKTK from the coding sequence ATGTCCCCCTCCCCCTGGATTCACCGCATGAAGTTCTCGGCCGTGCTGGGGCCTGTGGCGCTCTCCCTGGCCTGTGCCACCGCCGGCACCCCACCGCCCGCGACGGCGGCGTCCGAACCGCATGCGGCGACGGCGGTGGCCAGCCCCCTGGAGGCGGCTCCGGCCGCTGCCGCGGCTCCTGCTTCAGCGGCGGCTCCGGCCGCTGCTGCTGCTCCTGCTTCAACGACTGCTTCCGCTTCAGCGACGGTTCCGGCTTCGGCGGCGGCTCCCGCTTCCGCGACGGCTTCCTCTGTCGAGCCGGCCATCGTCCAGGCGGGCGCGACGGGTACAGCCAAGGCCGTCGCGAAGCCGGCCCTCGCGGTGGCCTCGGGCAAGACGTGGTTGCAGGGCATCGACATCTCCCACTACCAGCCGACCGTTCAGTGGGAGTCCGTCAAGGCCTCCGCCGCGTTCGTCTTCATCAAGGCGACGGACTCCACGAGCGGAGTGGACCCGCGCTTCACCACTCACTGGAGCGGCGCGAAGAAGGCCGGCATCCCACGCGGCGCCTACCACTTCTTCCACCCGAAGCATGACGTGCAGGCGCAGGTGGCGAACTTCACGAAGCACGTAACCCCCGACCCCGGCGAGCTCCCCGTGGTGGTGGACGTCGAGGAGTTCAACGAGGAGTACGTGGGCTTCACCTGCCAGCAGCTCGCGGGGATGCTCCAGACCTTCTCGCAGGGCGTGGAGAAGGCGCTGGGCCACAAGCCCATCATCTATACGAACCACGAGACGTGGAAGACGAGCTTCTGCAACCACGCCTGGTTCCTCGACCACACGCTCTGGCTCGCGCAGTACACGCCGCACCCGTCCGAGCCGAGGCTCCCGACGGGATGGAAGCAGTGGCACTTCTGGCAGTACACCGAGAGCGGGAAGGTGACGGGCATCCCGGGACAGGTGGACCAGAGCTACTTCAACGGCTCCATGGAGGAGCTGAAGTCCCTCCTGAAGACGAAGTAG